One genomic window of Manihot esculenta cultivar AM560-2 chromosome 16, M.esculenta_v8, whole genome shotgun sequence includes the following:
- the LOC110603940 gene encoding uncharacterized protein LOC110603940 → MGNCCRRGSSVTVWAGDDWGSVGQEMKRSHKKHNTILERQKLLGEETGRSSTSSSCPREVKIKITKKELEELMARVELQGLSMEQAVAGLIKSGDKFEIMEMDHHHRSWKPALQSIPEVN, encoded by the coding sequence ATGGGAAATTGCTGTAGACGTGGTTCATCGGTGACGGTGTGGGCTGGTGACGACTGGGGATCGGTGGGACAAGAGATGAAGAGATCTCATAAGAAACATAACACAATCCTAGAAAGGCAGAAGCTCCTCGGCGAAGAGACAGGAAGGTCTAGTACTTCAAGTTCTTGTCCGAGGGAGGTGAAGATTAAGATTACAAAGAAAGAGCTTGAAGAGTTAATGGCGAGAGTTGAGTTGCAGGGTTTGTCAATGGAACAAGCTGTTGCTGGTTTGATCAAGTCAGGTGATAAATTTGAAATAATGGAGATGGATCATCATCATAGGTCTTGGAAACCTGCCCTCCAAAGTATTCCAGAGGTGAACTAG
- the LOC110603562 gene encoding uncharacterized protein LOC110603562 isoform X1: MVELQSCASLVNASALCSIEQEVKGEATVNIIAEISAELQREREKNAELMERISVLESQIQEREKESFISHPQGSCLNAEERSIKKFRRHKIGAINNETEEKNISNGETDSQIENDIKCNPPKDANVEDRLVTWMSMDETQFLLTDKLKDDDLAADCDDTDDSGEEDDCEEVDTHIDQKNGATYEISNQTDAHQHQNGADERVNVPCPGSFFGRQCEPPFLPVNQETNADRKTYSTLHDNERVNKKICLQKQDEKGTENVGVHSTLADDPVSKQDSFNNGHGNMSSIRKPPKMAFCPKEVKRMLESEVLQLKNAQSHTIRKIIVFASLGIRHGCDDMYELDFNHFSILRKGEPYVSPKDPGEHVLYENPGIRRKIFFPNRQNPTLCPVQILEEEKAMRPSDPSCPSYLFLCIKYGGRTRNLPQNEYVRQRMGRNKLKSFGPIMCRMAMLVHIRSGSFFFKALGITFLFMAGFPDDLVRRETKYRNLDLLQKYYRTDEDAEGEELFLTRPMTCDSQASPGSQLLIGKTNSTKMKGRKQAKSINKPQNLPRSSVHQSVASSSAPPTQFGLMGYPKIQTQSPPDVLKIPNQAMNRTATNISYNNQTPYHMFPTQPANPFLPMMYWSAPSAFPPAPYASSYGYQAFPSTANYISIHPQAYYSHPSCIPMIPKMAERNWKNDATLVRADSDSDSSSSSSTEPKEALPSCK, from the exons ATGGTTGAACTCCAATCCTGTGCTAGTTTGGTCAATGCCTCTGCGTTGTGTTCTATAGAGCAAGAAGTGAAAGGTGAGGCAACTGTCAATATCATTGCAGAGATATCAGCAGAGTtgcaaagagaaagagagaagaatgcAGAGCTTATGGAGAGAATATCTGTACTTGAGTCTCAAATacaagaaagagagaaagaatcCTTTATCTCTCATCCTCAG GGAAGTTGTCTCAATGCAGAAGAAAGAAGCATCAAGAAGTTTAGAAGACATAAAATAGGAGCAATTAACAATGAAactgaagaaaaaaatatttccaaTGGTGAAACAGATTCACAGATTGAGAATGATATTAAATGCAATCCACCAAAAGATGCAAATGTGGAAGACCGACTGGTTACTTGGATGAGCATGGATGAGACTCAATTTTTGCTTACTGATAAACTGAAAGATGATGATTTAGCTGCAGATTGTGATGATACGGATGATAGTGGTGAAGAAGATGACTGTGAAGAAGTTGATACACACATTGATCAGAAAAATGGAGCCACCTATGAGATTTCTAATCAAACAGATGCACATCAGCATCAAAATGGTGCTGATGAGAGAGTAAATGTACCATGTCCGGGAAGTTTCTTTGGTAGGCAGTGCGAGCCACCATTTTTGCCAGTAAACCAAGAAACAAATGCAGATAGGAAGACGTATTCCACTCTGCATGATAATGAACGAGTTAACAAGAAGATTTGTCTCCAAAAACAAGATGAGAAAGGAACTGAAAACGTTGGAGTTCATAGTACACTGGCAGATGATCCTGTTTCTAAGCAGGATTCTTTTAATAATGGCCATGGAAATATGTCATCTATCAGAAAGCCTCCAAAGATGGCTTTCTGTCCAAAGGAAGTAAAAAGGATGCTAGAGTCTGAAGTTCTTCAATTGAAAAACGCCCAGTCTCACACCATAAGGAAGATCATAGTTTTTGCATCTCTTGGTATAAGGCATGGCTGTGATGATATGTATGAATTAGATTTCAACCATTTCAGCATCCTGAGAAAAGGGGAACCTTATGTGTCTCCGAAAGATCCAGGC GAACATGTACTGTATGAGAATCCAGGCATCaggaggaaaatattttttccaaATCGACAGAACCCAACATTATGTCCTGTTCAGATACTTGAAGAAGAGAAGGCCATGCGTCCGTCTGATCCTAGCTGCCCATCATATTTATTTCTGTGCATTAAGTATGGTGGAAGAACAAGAAATCTTCCCCAAAATGA ATATGTTAGGCAACGCATGGGAAGAAACAAACTAAAATCTTTTGGGCCAATTATGTGCCGAATGGCAATGCTAGTTCATATCCGCAGCGGAAGCTTCTTTTTTAAGGCCTTGGGGATAACATTTCTGTTCATGGCTGGTTTTCCTGATGACCTGGTTCGACGGGAAACCAAATACCGGAACTTGGATTTGCTGCAAAAGTATTACAG GACAGATGAAGATGCTGAAGGGGAGGAATTATTTCTCACACGTCCAATGACTTGTGATTCT CAGGCCAGTCCAGGTTCTCAGTTGTTAATAGGGAAGACAAATTCCACAAAAATGAAAGGCAGGAAACAAGCAAAATCCATAAATAAGCCTCAGAATTTGCCAAGATCCTCGGTTCATCAGTCAGTAGCATCAAGCTCTGCACCTCCCACCCAGTTTGGGCTTATGGGCTATCCCAAAATTCAGACTCAAAGTCCTCCAGATGTCCTAAAAATCCCTAACCAAGCAATGAATAGGACTGCTACCAATATCTCTTACAATAATCAGACCCCATATCATATGTTCCCAACACAACCAGCAAATCCTTTCTTGCCTATGATGTACTGGTCTGCACCAAGTGCATTTCCTCCTGCTCCTTATGCCTCTTCATATGGTTACCAAGCTTTTCCATCTACTGCAAACTACATCTCCATACATCCTCAGGCTTATTACAGCCATCCTTCCTGCATTCCTATGATTCCAAAAATGGCAGAAAGAAATTGGAAGAATGATGCGACCTTGGTCAGAGCTGATAGCGATTCTGATAGTAGTTCTAGCAGTAGTACAGAGCCAAAAGAGGCATTACCAAGCTGCAAATAA
- the LOC110603563 gene encoding calcium-dependent protein kinase 21 — MGCRTSKEKLSKSEANNGYRSEGTGNLRQNQQQQPQYHQQQAVQPPKTTVPQTRTQTPQTRPQQPQASTPPAVRAAPTTRSVQMPDTILGKPLEDIKQYYSLGKELGRGQFGITYLCTENPTAHTYACKSILKRKLTNKGDREDIKREVQIMQHLSGQPNIVEFRGAYEDRQSVHVVMELCAGGELFDRIIAKGHYSERDAARICKDIVNVVHACHFMGVMHRDLKPENFLLGSKDEGAMLKATDFGLSVFIEEGKTYRDIVGSAYYVAPEVLRRSYGKEIDVWSAGVILYILLSGVPPFWAETEKGIFDAILEGYIDFESSPWPSISDSAKDLVRRMLTQDPKKRITSAQVLDHPWIKDGGAASDKPIDSAVLSRMKQFRAMNKLKKLALKVIAENLSEEEIKGLKTMFTNMDTDKNGTITYEELKTGLARLGSRLSETEVKQLMEAADVDGNGTIDYIEFISATMHRYRLERDEHLYKAFLYFDKDNSGYITRDELESAMKEYGMGDEASIKEIISEVDTDNDGRINYEEFCTMMRSGVQPGKLF; from the exons ATGGGTTGCCGTACTAGCAAGGAGAAGCTCTCAAAATCAGAGGCTAATAATGGGTACAGGTCAGAAGGCACTGGCAATTTAAGGCAGAATCAACAGCAACAACCACAATACCACCAGCAACAGGCTGTGCAGCCCCCCAAAACCACCGTCCCTCAAACTCGAACACAAACCCCACAAACAAGGCCCCAGCAGCCTCAGGCATCAACCCCACCTGCAGTAAGAGCAGCACCTACAACAAGATCAGTTCAAATGCCAGATACTATTCTTGGCAAACCTTTGGAAGACATTAAGCAGTATTACAGTCTAGGGAAAGAACTGGGTAGAGGTCAATTTGGGATTACTTATTTGTGCACAGAGAATCCCACTGCCCATACATATGCCTGCAAATCCATACTGAAGAGAAAACTAACCAATAAGGGCGATAGAGAAGATATCAAGAGAGAGGTTCAGATCATGCAGCACTTGTCTGGGCAGCCAAACATTGTGGAGTTCAGGGGTGCCTATGAGGATAGGCAATCTGTTCATGTTGTGATGGAGCTGTGTGCTGGGGGGGAACTTTTTGATCGTATTATTGCTAAAGGGCATTATTCGGAGAGAGATGCTGCTAGGATTTGCAAGGATATTGTGAATGTGGTGCACGCTTGCCATTTTATGGGAGTGATGCACCGTGATCTCAAGCCAGAGAATTTCTTGCTGGGTAGCAAGGATGAGGGAGCAATGTTAAAGGCCACTGATTTTGGACTGTCTGTGTTCATTGAAGAAG GAAAAACATACCGTGATATAGTTGGTAGTGCTTATTATGTTGCTCCTGAAGTATTGAGGCGTAGTTATGGAAAGGAAATAGATGTTTGGAGTGCTGGAGTTATTTTGTATATTCTACTCAGTGGTGTACCTCCATTTTGGGCTG AAACTGAAAAGGGAATATTTGATGCTATTCTGGAAGGATACATTGATTTTGAAAGTTCACCTTGGCCATCAATATCTGATAGTGCCAAAGATCTGGTCAGGAGGATGCTGACTCAGGACCCAAAAAAGCGAATCACTTCTGCACAAGTTCTTG ACCATCCATGGATTAAAGATGGAGGTGCAGCATCAGACAAGCCAATAGATAGTGCAGTTCTCTCTAGAATGAAGCAATTCAGGGCAATGAATAAGCTCAAGAAGCTAGCATTAAAG GTTATTGCTGAAAATCTATCTGAAGAAGAAATTAAAGGTCTTAAAACTATGTTCACAAACATGGACACTGACAAGAATGGCACAATCACCTATGAAGAACTGAAGACAGGCTTGGCTCGACTTGGTTCAAGGCTTTCTGAAACTGAAGTTAAACAACTTATGGAAGCC GCAGATGTGGATGGAAATGGAACAATCGACTACATTGAATTTATCTCTGCTACGATGCATAGATATCGACTGGAAAGAGATGAGCATCTATACAAAGCATTTCTGTACTTCGATAAGGACAACAGTGG GTATATAACAAGAGATGAATTAGAGTCTGCCATGAAGGAGTATGGTATGGGAGACGAGGCCAGTATTAAGGAAATAATATCCGAGGTGGATACAGATAAT GATGGGAGAATCAACTATGAAGAATTCTGCACAATGATGAGAAGTGGAGTACAACCAGGAAAGCTTTTCTAG
- the LOC110603938 gene encoding uncharacterized protein LOC110603938: MNEATTWNWDKKLIENSSSAVFGEWRSENDEEEIILHIPEPEIDDDEPAPKIQSLVDIYAQCNVVATDPVSFEDACKIDVWIDAMKEEITAIERNKTWSLVDCLGNSIDSLLAIVVYVDDLMIIGKGLNVVLNFKSQLCSEFEMTNLGRMIFFLGLEVNRNEKRLFLLQKAYVENLFKKFSMSNCKPVSTPVAANANSERSKQKRKLQMLQFIGV, from the exons ATGAATGAAGCAACAACCTGGAATTGGGATAAGAAATTGATTGAAAATAGTTCTAGTGCAGTCTTTGGAGAATGGAGGAGTGaaaatgatgaagaagaaattaTTCTGCACATTCCAGAACCTGAAATTGATGATGATGAACCAGCTCCAAAAATACAAAGTCTGGTTGATATTTATGCCCAATGCAATGTTGTTGCTACTGATCCAGTATCATTCGAAGATGCTTGCAAAATTGATGTGTGGATTGATGCCATGAAGGAAGAAATTACAGCCATTGAAAGGAACAAAACCTGGAGTTTGGTTGATTGTCTCG GTAACTCTATTGACTCCTTGTTGGCAATTGTTGTGTACGTTGATGACTTGATGATCATTGGCAAGGGATTAAATGTTGTTCTGAACTTTAAAAGCCAATTGTGTTCAGAGTTCGAAATGACCAATTTGGGAAGAATGATATTCTTTCTTGGTTTGGAGGTCAATCGAAATGAAAAAAGATTGTTTTTGTTACAGAAAGCTTATGTTGAGAATTTGTTCAAAAAATTTTCAATGAGCAATTGCAAGCCAGTAAGTACTCCTGTTGCTGCTAATGCCAATTCTGAAAGATCAAAGCAGAAGAGAAAGCTGCAGATGCTTCAATTTATAGGAGTTTGA
- the LOC110603036 gene encoding uncharacterized protein LOC110603036, which produces MAKGRRLTATRSERLLGSFAYSNGQDATVNDSSELGEEDVWSTVDDMANPNHDQISNNSQGDWISRTDVESNGNISFRSRRRIHRDDHHVGGLSLAFENSSGKTVSSRVVHQFRGHDSVAAAAASPRHMATSAPVNVPDWSRILRVESVESLHDLDDGYYDRDVEMIPPHEYLAREYGRSRRMGDASVFEGVGRTLKGRDMRRVRDAVWSQTGFDG; this is translated from the coding sequence ATGGCCAAAGGCAGGAGGCTAACAGCGACTCGCAGTGAAAGGTTACTGGGAAGCTTTGCTTACAGTAATGGCCAAGACGCTACCGTCAACGACTCGTCGGAGCTAGGTGAGGAAGATGTATGGTCGACGGTTGATGATATGGCTAACCCAAATCATGACCAGATTAGCAATAATTCTCAGGGAGACTGGATTTCACGCACCGACGTTGAGAGTAATGGGAATATTTCTTTTAGGAGTCGCCGCCGAATCCACCGAGATGACCACCACGTGGGAGGATTGTCTTTGGCCTTCGAGAATTCCTCGGGCAAGACGGTGTCGTCGAGAGTCGTGCACCAGTTCCGTGGACATGACAGCgtggcagcagcagcagcatctCCTCGTCATATGGCCACGTCAGCTCCCGTGAACGTGCCGGACTGGAGCAGGATCCTGCGAGTCGAGTCGGTTGAGTCATTACACGATTTGGATGACGGATATTATGACCGTGATGTAGAGATGATCCCACCGCACGAGTACCTAGCACGGGAGTACGGTCGAAGCCGGAGAATGGGCGACGCCTCCGTGTTTGAGGGCGTAGGAAGGACGCTGAAGGGCCGTGACATGAGACGCGTGCGCGATGCTGTATGGAGCCAAACAGGATTTGACGGATAA
- the LOC110603562 gene encoding uncharacterized protein LOC110603562 isoform X2, with the protein MVELQSCASLVNASALCSIEQEVKGEATVNIIAEISAELQREREKNAELMERISVLESQIQEREKESFISHPQGSCLNAEERSIKKFRRHKIGAINNETEEKNISNGETDSQIENDIKCNPPKDANVEDRLVTWMSMDETQFLLTDKLKDDDLAADCDDTDDSGEEDDCEEVDTHIDQKNGATYEISNQTDAHQHQNGADERVNVPCPGSFFGRQCEPPFLPVNQETNADRKTYSTLHDNERVNKKICLQKQDEKGTENVGVHSTLADDPVSKQDSFNNGHGNMSSIRKPPKMAFCPKEVKRMLESEVLQLKNAQSHTIRKIIVFASLGIRHGCDDMYELDFNHFSILRKGEPYVSPKDPGEHVLYENPGIRRKIFFPNRQNPTLCPVQILEEEKAMRPSDPSCPSYLFLCIKYGGRTRNLPQNEYVRQRMGRNKLKSFGPIMCRMAMLVHIRSGSFFFKALGITFLFMAGFPDDLVRRETKYRNLDLLQKYYRTDEDAEGEELFLTRPMTCDSASPGSQLLIGKTNSTKMKGRKQAKSINKPQNLPRSSVHQSVASSSAPPTQFGLMGYPKIQTQSPPDVLKIPNQAMNRTATNISYNNQTPYHMFPTQPANPFLPMMYWSAPSAFPPAPYASSYGYQAFPSTANYISIHPQAYYSHPSCIPMIPKMAERNWKNDATLVRADSDSDSSSSSSTEPKEALPSCK; encoded by the exons ATGGTTGAACTCCAATCCTGTGCTAGTTTGGTCAATGCCTCTGCGTTGTGTTCTATAGAGCAAGAAGTGAAAGGTGAGGCAACTGTCAATATCATTGCAGAGATATCAGCAGAGTtgcaaagagaaagagagaagaatgcAGAGCTTATGGAGAGAATATCTGTACTTGAGTCTCAAATacaagaaagagagaaagaatcCTTTATCTCTCATCCTCAG GGAAGTTGTCTCAATGCAGAAGAAAGAAGCATCAAGAAGTTTAGAAGACATAAAATAGGAGCAATTAACAATGAAactgaagaaaaaaatatttccaaTGGTGAAACAGATTCACAGATTGAGAATGATATTAAATGCAATCCACCAAAAGATGCAAATGTGGAAGACCGACTGGTTACTTGGATGAGCATGGATGAGACTCAATTTTTGCTTACTGATAAACTGAAAGATGATGATTTAGCTGCAGATTGTGATGATACGGATGATAGTGGTGAAGAAGATGACTGTGAAGAAGTTGATACACACATTGATCAGAAAAATGGAGCCACCTATGAGATTTCTAATCAAACAGATGCACATCAGCATCAAAATGGTGCTGATGAGAGAGTAAATGTACCATGTCCGGGAAGTTTCTTTGGTAGGCAGTGCGAGCCACCATTTTTGCCAGTAAACCAAGAAACAAATGCAGATAGGAAGACGTATTCCACTCTGCATGATAATGAACGAGTTAACAAGAAGATTTGTCTCCAAAAACAAGATGAGAAAGGAACTGAAAACGTTGGAGTTCATAGTACACTGGCAGATGATCCTGTTTCTAAGCAGGATTCTTTTAATAATGGCCATGGAAATATGTCATCTATCAGAAAGCCTCCAAAGATGGCTTTCTGTCCAAAGGAAGTAAAAAGGATGCTAGAGTCTGAAGTTCTTCAATTGAAAAACGCCCAGTCTCACACCATAAGGAAGATCATAGTTTTTGCATCTCTTGGTATAAGGCATGGCTGTGATGATATGTATGAATTAGATTTCAACCATTTCAGCATCCTGAGAAAAGGGGAACCTTATGTGTCTCCGAAAGATCCAGGC GAACATGTACTGTATGAGAATCCAGGCATCaggaggaaaatattttttccaaATCGACAGAACCCAACATTATGTCCTGTTCAGATACTTGAAGAAGAGAAGGCCATGCGTCCGTCTGATCCTAGCTGCCCATCATATTTATTTCTGTGCATTAAGTATGGTGGAAGAACAAGAAATCTTCCCCAAAATGA ATATGTTAGGCAACGCATGGGAAGAAACAAACTAAAATCTTTTGGGCCAATTATGTGCCGAATGGCAATGCTAGTTCATATCCGCAGCGGAAGCTTCTTTTTTAAGGCCTTGGGGATAACATTTCTGTTCATGGCTGGTTTTCCTGATGACCTGGTTCGACGGGAAACCAAATACCGGAACTTGGATTTGCTGCAAAAGTATTACAG GACAGATGAAGATGCTGAAGGGGAGGAATTATTTCTCACACGTCCAATGACTTGTGATTCT GCCAGTCCAGGTTCTCAGTTGTTAATAGGGAAGACAAATTCCACAAAAATGAAAGGCAGGAAACAAGCAAAATCCATAAATAAGCCTCAGAATTTGCCAAGATCCTCGGTTCATCAGTCAGTAGCATCAAGCTCTGCACCTCCCACCCAGTTTGGGCTTATGGGCTATCCCAAAATTCAGACTCAAAGTCCTCCAGATGTCCTAAAAATCCCTAACCAAGCAATGAATAGGACTGCTACCAATATCTCTTACAATAATCAGACCCCATATCATATGTTCCCAACACAACCAGCAAATCCTTTCTTGCCTATGATGTACTGGTCTGCACCAAGTGCATTTCCTCCTGCTCCTTATGCCTCTTCATATGGTTACCAAGCTTTTCCATCTACTGCAAACTACATCTCCATACATCCTCAGGCTTATTACAGCCATCCTTCCTGCATTCCTATGATTCCAAAAATGGCAGAAAGAAATTGGAAGAATGATGCGACCTTGGTCAGAGCTGATAGCGATTCTGATAGTAGTTCTAGCAGTAGTACAGAGCCAAAAGAGGCATTACCAAGCTGCAAATAA